Proteins co-encoded in one bacterium genomic window:
- a CDS encoding 4Fe-4S binding protein: MNDTPNNKNGKEEKLVTFRIDGKEVTAPERSFLLKAARANGIDIPTLCYYEHIEPYSVCRMCVVQVTRNGRQRIVTACNFPVQEGIVVETRNEKIIQHRKLLIEMMLARHSEVEVIKKLAKEYGVTKTRFKLQPSEECILCGLCVRVCNDLVQAHALCFAQRGPERYVTTPYDDYADNCIACGACVHVCPTNHMKLEQTDGIEILYPEVTLGPNNPIHIDFMQAVPASPWIDTASCIHFQTDGCGVCSEVCPTDCIHYDMQDTIEEVEVGNIVVASGFKGFDPKQMYQFGYGKLPQVMTSLEFERVSNAGGSTGGRILTPDGRNPESVAILHCIGSRDKHYNEYCSRICCMQSLKFAHLIREKTGAEVYQCYIDMRCFGKGYEEFYNRLLHEDVHFIRGKAVEVTDYSPDGLPPGKVMVRVEDTLLGIVRKIPVDIVILSIGLEPAVGVDVLKQTLRISRSPDGFYLERHPKLAPVSTATDGIYIAGCAQGPKDIPDTVAQANAAAAAVLQVISQGQVTLEPTTAEVMEELCTGCQTCLSVCPYDAIRRDEQKEKAVINDALCKGCGTCVAACPSGAIKQWGFDREQIMAEIDAVLAEVAV; encoded by the coding sequence ATGAACGACACTCCAAACAACAAGAACGGCAAAGAAGAAAAACTGGTCACTTTCAGGATTGACGGGAAGGAGGTGACCGCGCCGGAGCGCAGCTTCCTTTTGAAGGCCGCCCGCGCGAACGGGATAGACATCCCGACGCTTTGCTATTACGAACACATCGAACCGTACAGCGTGTGCAGGATGTGCGTGGTGCAAGTCACGCGCAACGGCCGCCAGCGCATCGTGACCGCGTGCAATTTCCCGGTCCAGGAAGGAATTGTGGTCGAAACGCGCAACGAGAAAATTATCCAGCACCGCAAGTTGCTGATCGAAATGATGCTGGCGCGGCACAGCGAAGTGGAGGTCATAAAGAAGCTCGCGAAGGAATATGGAGTAACAAAAACGCGGTTCAAGTTGCAGCCGTCGGAGGAATGCATCCTTTGCGGGCTGTGCGTACGCGTTTGCAACGATCTCGTACAAGCTCACGCACTCTGCTTCGCGCAACGCGGCCCGGAGCGCTACGTGACGACGCCTTACGACGACTACGCGGACAATTGCATCGCTTGCGGCGCCTGCGTGCATGTATGCCCGACGAACCACATGAAACTGGAGCAGACGGATGGCATAGAAATCCTGTATCCCGAAGTCACGCTCGGCCCGAACAATCCGATACACATCGATTTCATGCAAGCCGTGCCCGCCTCGCCCTGGATAGACACGGCAAGCTGTATTCACTTTCAGACCGACGGTTGCGGCGTATGCAGCGAAGTATGCCCGACGGATTGCATCCACTACGACATGCAGGACACCATCGAAGAAGTGGAAGTGGGCAACATCGTGGTCGCGTCCGGATTCAAGGGATTCGACCCGAAGCAGATGTACCAGTTCGGCTACGGGAAGCTTCCCCAAGTAATGACGTCGCTCGAATTCGAGCGCGTTTCCAACGCGGGCGGCTCGACGGGAGGAAGGATTCTCACGCCGGACGGACGAAATCCGGAATCCGTTGCGATTTTGCACTGCATCGGAAGCCGCGACAAGCATTACAACGAGTATTGCAGCCGCATCTGCTGCATGCAGTCGCTCAAGTTCGCGCATCTGATTCGCGAAAAGACCGGCGCCGAGGTTTACCAGTGCTACATCGACATGCGCTGCTTCGGAAAGGGATACGAAGAATTCTACAACCGGCTGCTTCACGAGGATGTTCACTTTATCCGCGGCAAGGCCGTGGAAGTAACCGATTATTCTCCGGACGGCCTGCCGCCCGGAAAGGTAATGGTGCGCGTCGAGGACACGCTCCTTGGAATCGTGCGCAAAATCCCGGTGGATATCGTAATTTTGTCCATCGGCCTGGAGCCCGCGGTCGGCGTGGATGTTTTGAAGCAAACGCTTAGAATTTCGCGCAGCCCTGACGGGTTCTATCTGGAGCGTCATCCCAAGCTCGCGCCGGTCTCGACCGCGACGGACGGAATCTATATCGCCGGATGCGCGCAGGGGCCGAAGGACATCCCCGACACCGTCGCGCAGGCGAACGCGGCGGCCGCGGCGGTGCTTCAGGTCATTTCTCAAGGCCAAGTGACGCTCGAACCGACGACCGCGGAAGTGATGGAAGAACTTTGCACGGGATGCCAAACCTGCTTGAGCGTATGTCCATACGATGCGATCCGCCGTGACGAGCAAAAAGAAAAAGCGGTCATCAATGACGCTCTTTGCAAGGGATGCGGAACGTGCGTCGCCGCCTGCCCGAGCGGCGCGATCAAGCAGTGGGGATTCGACCGCGAACAGATAATGGCCGAAATCGACGCCGTGCTTGCCGAAGTGGCCGTGTAG
- a CDS encoding hydrogenase iron-sulfur subunit, protein MNAEPKNASDITGRFEPKIVAFLCLWCSYTGADLAGTARMKYPPNVVPIRVMCSGRIDPEFIFKAFAEGADGVAVCGCHPGDCHYIEGNFKTMARMPIVSKYLQQMGIEPERFRLEWISAAEGEKFMNFATEMTDEVRRLGPLNWKATVNAK, encoded by the coding sequence ATGAATGCCGAGCCGAAAAACGCAAGCGACATTACGGGCCGGTTCGAGCCGAAAATAGTCGCGTTTCTCTGTCTTTGGTGCAGCTACACTGGCGCGGATCTGGCCGGCACCGCGCGCATGAAGTACCCGCCCAACGTTGTGCCGATTCGCGTGATGTGCAGCGGGCGGATCGATCCGGAGTTCATCTTTAAGGCGTTCGCCGAAGGCGCGGACGGCGTTGCCGTGTGCGGATGCCATCCCGGCGACTGCCACTATATCGAAGGCAATTTCAAAACCATGGCGCGCATGCCCATAGTAAGCAAGTATCTGCAGCAGATGGGCATCGAACCGGAGCGCTTCCGCCTTGAATGGATCAGCGCCGCCGAAGGCGAGAAGTTCATGAATTTCGCAACCGAAATGACGGATGAGGTGCGCAGGCTGGGGCCGCTCAACTGGAAGGCCACGGTAAACGCGAAGTAG
- a CDS encoding oxidoreductase, producing MAKLKLGLYWAASCGGCEIAVLEIGDRILTLLEHADVVFWPCVADFKYKDVQAYDDGYMDVCLFNGAIRNSEGEEVAQLLRKKSKVLVAFGSCATKGCIPALANLYGRQELLDRAYLECESVDNPQKIFPQTETAVAEGKLHLPEFYTTVRTLADVVPVDYFLPGCPPVADRIWDVVLAIVGGNLPSAGSVVGVGDKAVCDECKREKRQVKITKFHRPHEIIPEPDWCLLEQGILCMGPATRSGCGALCLNADMPCRGCYGPTANEEDQGAAMMGAIGSIIDAKDDDAAKAIIDGLPDPAGYFYRFGMSKSTLLRRKLRNNGKREVKIEVLK from the coding sequence ATGGCAAAGCTCAAACTTGGACTTTACTGGGCTGCAAGCTGCGGAGGATGCGAAATCGCGGTTCTTGAAATCGGCGATCGGATACTCACCCTTTTGGAGCATGCGGACGTCGTTTTCTGGCCGTGCGTGGCGGATTTCAAGTACAAGGACGTACAGGCCTACGACGACGGATACATGGACGTCTGCCTGTTCAACGGAGCCATTAGGAACTCCGAAGGAGAAGAAGTCGCGCAACTGCTGCGCAAAAAATCCAAGGTGCTTGTCGCATTCGGAAGCTGCGCCACGAAAGGGTGCATCCCGGCGCTTGCCAATCTTTATGGCAGGCAGGAGCTTTTGGACCGCGCATATCTGGAGTGCGAAAGCGTGGATAATCCCCAGAAGATTTTTCCCCAGACCGAAACCGCGGTTGCTGAAGGTAAATTGCACTTGCCCGAGTTCTACACGACGGTGCGGACGTTGGCCGACGTCGTGCCGGTTGATTATTTCCTTCCTGGTTGCCCGCCGGTCGCCGACAGAATCTGGGACGTCGTGCTGGCGATCGTCGGGGGCAATCTCCCTTCAGCCGGCAGCGTTGTAGGCGTAGGGGACAAGGCGGTGTGCGACGAGTGCAAGCGGGAAAAACGCCAAGTCAAGATTACCAAATTTCACCGCCCGCACGAAATAATACCCGAGCCGGACTGGTGTTTGCTTGAGCAAGGCATTTTGTGCATGGGGCCGGCGACGCGCAGCGGATGCGGGGCATTGTGCCTGAACGCCGACATGCCCTGCCGCGGCTGTTACGGCCCGACAGCGAACGAAGAAGATCAAGGCGCGGCGATGATGGGAGCCATCGGTTCGATTATCGACGCGAAGGATGACGACGCGGCGAAAGCGATAATCGACGGCCTGCCCGATCCCGCGGGATACTTTTACAGGTTCGGCATGTCCAAAAGTACGCTGCTACGCAGAAAATTGCGCAACAACGGCAAGCGGGAGGTTAAGATCGAGGTGCTAAAGTGA
- a CDS encoding Ni/Fe hydrogenase subunit alpha, with protein MKKVSIDPVTRLEGHGKIEIFLNDDGSVANAYLQIPELRGFEKFAEGRPVEELPRITPRICGVCPEAHMMASAKACDAVYHVELPSTAKKLRELQYSAFYIGDHTTHFYALGGPDFVMGPDADPAVRNIIGVIGKVGVEIGKQVIQCRIWCHEVAKILGGKPVTPINAIPGGMSKGLNAEEAARVREIADFCVGFAEFTLKIVHDVVLANKAYVDLILSDPYTHATYNMGLVDENNHTNFYDGKVRVVGPDGKEHCKYEPKDYLNWVAEHVEPWSYLKFPFLKQIGWKGFTDGLDSGVYKATPLSRINTSDGMATPKAQEAYEEFYDVLTGDRSGKKKVNQTLATHWARVVEIMYAAERFRELAYDEEITGPNFRVIPTEKPDEGVGIVEAPRGTLTHHYWTDERGIVKKANLIVGTTNNNAPIAMSIKKAAQGLIRAGREITEPMLNMIEMAFRAYDPCFGCATHSLPGKMPLVVTLRDQSTGEVIRRIERL; from the coding sequence GTGAAAAAAGTCAGCATCGATCCCGTGACCAGGCTTGAAGGCCACGGCAAAATAGAGATTTTCCTCAACGACGACGGCAGCGTTGCGAACGCGTACCTGCAAATTCCGGAGTTGCGCGGCTTCGAGAAATTCGCCGAGGGCAGGCCGGTCGAGGAACTTCCCCGCATCACTCCGCGTATTTGCGGCGTATGCCCGGAAGCGCATATGATGGCTTCCGCGAAGGCGTGCGACGCGGTGTATCACGTCGAGCTGCCGTCCACCGCAAAGAAGCTGCGCGAGCTTCAATATTCCGCTTTTTATATTGGCGATCACACAACGCACTTTTACGCGCTGGGAGGCCCGGACTTCGTAATGGGGCCGGATGCGGACCCTGCCGTGCGGAACATCATCGGCGTCATCGGCAAGGTCGGAGTCGAAATCGGCAAGCAGGTCATCCAATGCCGAATCTGGTGCCACGAAGTTGCAAAAATCCTGGGCGGCAAGCCGGTCACTCCGATAAACGCAATCCCCGGCGGAATGAGCAAGGGGTTGAACGCGGAAGAAGCCGCGCGCGTCCGCGAAATCGCGGACTTTTGCGTGGGTTTCGCGGAATTCACGCTCAAGATCGTCCACGACGTCGTCCTTGCGAATAAAGCGTATGTGGATTTGATTCTATCCGATCCTTACACGCACGCAACGTACAACATGGGTCTGGTGGACGAAAACAACCACACGAATTTCTACGACGGCAAGGTGCGCGTAGTCGGGCCGGACGGCAAGGAGCACTGCAAATACGAGCCGAAGGATTACCTCAATTGGGTGGCGGAGCACGTCGAGCCGTGGAGCTATCTAAAGTTTCCGTTCCTCAAACAGATCGGCTGGAAGGGATTCACGGACGGGCTTGACAGCGGAGTATACAAGGCGACACCGCTTTCGCGAATCAACACGAGCGACGGGATGGCCACGCCCAAAGCGCAGGAGGCGTACGAGGAGTTTTACGATGTACTTACGGGCGACCGGTCCGGCAAGAAAAAGGTCAACCAGACGCTTGCAACCCACTGGGCGCGCGTCGTCGAGATAATGTACGCTGCGGAAAGGTTCCGAGAGCTCGCATACGACGAGGAGATTACTGGCCCGAATTTCCGCGTCATTCCCACCGAGAAACCTGACGAAGGCGTCGGCATAGTCGAGGCGCCGCGCGGCACCCTGACTCACCACTATTGGACGGACGAGCGCGGCATCGTGAAAAAAGCCAACCTGATCGTGGGTACGACGAACAACAACGCACCCATTGCGATGAGCATCAAGAAGGCCGCGCAAGGTTTGATTCGGGCGGGCAGGGAAATAACCGAGCCGATGCTGAATATGATCGAAATGGCTTTCCGTGCGTATGATCCCTGCTTCGGGTGCGCTACTCACAGCCTGCCGGGGAAAATGCCGCTTGTGGTAACGCTGCGCGACCAGTCCACGGGCGAAGTAATCCGGCGGATCGAGAGGCTATAG